CGCCATCGTGGGCTTTCTCATCGCCCTCGGCGCCTCCTACGACGAGAGCCAACAGCGCTGGGACGACCGCCTCGAGCACGCCGACGCAGAGCCGGGTGAGATCGACGGCTAAGTCGAGAGCCGAGCCGATACTCCCGGTCAGTTCGAGTCGGTGTGAGAGGTAACCACACCCACGAAGACACCGTTTTCGCAGGTTCGAATCGAGAGATTCAACTCTCCGAAGTTGTGACTGAGAGGCGTGGACGTTCCGAACGATTCCGTCGCCCGTCGATCCGATTCCGCCGTGTCCGTGAGTCGGTCTGTTTGCTCGCCAGCGAAGCGATTCGATAATTCGTCGACTCGAGTAAGAGCATGATCCGCGAGCGCGTACCGGCGCTGTCGGGTCGCCTCGGCGTCTTTCTCTCGATCTGTCTGCTCTCGTTTCTCGTCAACGGCGTTCGCATCGCGTTCGCGCCGCTGGTTGACGTCTTCATCCAGATGGGAATCAACCCCGCGACGGCTGGGCTGGCGGCAACGGCCGTCTGGGTCGGCAGCGCGCTCTCGAGGTTGCCGACGGGCTACCTGCTGACGTACGTAAGCCGCCAGCGGACGATTCTCGCGATGGGGCTCTTTCTCTCGATTACGTCGGCGTTTACCGCCATCTCGCCGGATATCCGCTACACAATTGTCGGCGCGTTTCTGGTCGGGCTCGCGACGGGTGTTTTCTACATCGCCGCGAATCCGCTGGTGAGCGAACTCTACCCTGAACGGGTTGGACTGGCGGTTGGCATCCGCGGGATGTTCTCGCAACTGGCAGCCGTCAGCGTGCCGTTTCTGGTCTCACTCGCGATTATCCTCGGGACGTGGCGACTTGTCTTCGGTGCGATTGCCGTCGGCGCGTTCGTCGTCACGATAGTCTTCCGGGTTGCGGTGACCAACGCCGACATGCCGACGGCCGGCGCTGACGACCGCGACTTTCTGGGCGCGATTCGGCGACAGTGGCGACTGATCGCCGTCGGCATCATCTTTGTCGGCTTCGCGGGCTTCGTCTGGCAGGGCGTGTTCAACTTCTACGTGACCTACCTCGGTGCGGCGAAAGACATTCCACCTGGACAGGCCACGACGCTACTGACCGTGATGTTCGCCGCCGGCGTCCCCTCGTTCGTTATCGCTGGTCGACTCGCGGATCGATTCTCCTATCTCCCGGTGCTATTCGCGACGCTCGTCGGCTTCGTCGCCACGCTGCTCGCGCTCACCATGGTCGAGGGGTTCATTGCAATCGCGCTCGTCTCGGTCGCGATGGGACTGATCGTCCACTGTCTGTTCCCCGTCGCCGACGCCTACCTGCTCGATACCCTCCCCGACGAGAACCGCGCCAGCGCCTACTCGGGTTTCAGCGCGACCATGATGCTCATGCAAGCGCCCGGCAGCGTCGCCGTCGGCCTGCTCGCACAGGCTGGTCTCGGCTACACCCGCGTTTTCCAGGGCTACGCGATCTTCGTCGCCCTCATCGTACTCGTGATGGGCGTCCTCGCCAGCGCTGACCGGCTTCCACAGGGTAACACCGCGTAACGCTCGTTTCTGGACTCCGCTCCTCTCAGTCCCGAATCTCCTCGAGTTTGTCCTTCGCCTTATCGACCGTCGTATCGAACGTATCCTCGAGTTCCTCGACGGAGCGTTCGACGTAGTGGACGCGGCCGTGGGGAACCCGTCGGACGATGTCGTTTCCGTCGTCGTCGACGTCGTAGGCGAACAGCCA
The Natronolimnobius baerhuensis DNA segment above includes these coding regions:
- a CDS encoding MFS transporter, with amino-acid sequence MIRERVPALSGRLGVFLSICLLSFLVNGVRIAFAPLVDVFIQMGINPATAGLAATAVWVGSALSRLPTGYLLTYVSRQRTILAMGLFLSITSAFTAISPDIRYTIVGAFLVGLATGVFYIAANPLVSELYPERVGLAVGIRGMFSQLAAVSVPFLVSLAIILGTWRLVFGAIAVGAFVVTIVFRVAVTNADMPTAGADDRDFLGAIRRQWRLIAVGIIFVGFAGFVWQGVFNFYVTYLGAAKDIPPGQATTLLTVMFAAGVPSFVIAGRLADRFSYLPVLFATLVGFVATLLALTMVEGFIAIALVSVAMGLIVHCLFPVADAYLLDTLPDENRASAYSGFSATMMLMQAPGSVAVGLLAQAGLGYTRVFQGYAIFVALIVLVMGVLASADRLPQGNTA